A window of the Cystobacter fuscus genome harbors these coding sequences:
- a CDS encoding tetratricopeptide repeat protein, translating to MAEGNETSPEPQEASRPKQEETPLIYGEVRKRIYKRLGLKGLLGLSVLGLLASIWWNWEKVQKQPVVSDLVRLLSRKPLPKADPQRFSIAMTHLENDIGGENERLVSEALKEFEGIQIIKLDRALTLEGTIPEVEESAGHEQARKYLQATGADILLWGTVLHHDGKSLPKLYWTTARDVNRDRGWGRYQLGSESFELPSLFWEDLGKLLQLLALTQHAEFEDQRGHYIADQLGPFINKVRKLLQDGVMRPGWSVAARASTRHLLADALTLVGRQTGENAPLEEAVAAYRTALGERTRQRVPLDWAATQNDLGAALTVLGEREAGTARLEEAVAAYRAALEERTRQRVPLDWAATQHNLGNALLRLGDREAGTARLEEAVAAYRAALEEGTRQRVPLDWAETQSNLGIALRLLGEREAGPARLEEAVAAFRAALEVRTRQRMPLEWAETRKDLKAVLQILGQRTEYRRAAVHARPVPPRRVSDPASGQ from the coding sequence ATGGCTGAGGGAAACGAGACCAGCCCCGAGCCGCAGGAAGCCAGCCGCCCCAAGCAGGAAGAAACTCCACTCATCTACGGGGAAGTCCGGAAGAGGATCTATAAGCGGCTGGGGCTCAAGGGCCTGCTGGGACTCTCCGTCCTCGGCCTCCTCGCTTCCATCTGGTGGAACTGGGAGAAGGTCCAGAAGCAGCCTGTCGTGTCGGACCTCGTCCGGCTGCTCTCGCGTAAACCACTCCCGAAGGCTGACCCCCAGCGATTCAGCATCGCCATGACTCATCTGGAAAACGACATCGGGGGCGAGAACGAACGCCTTGTCTCGGAGGCGCTCAAGGAGTTCGAAGGCATTCAAATCATCAAGCTCGACAGGGCGCTGACTCTCGAAGGGACCATTCCCGAGGTAGAGGAGAGCGCCGGTCATGAGCAGGCACGCAAATACCTCCAGGCCACAGGCGCCGACATCCTGCTCTGGGGCACAGTCCTCCACCATGATGGCAAGAGCCTGCCCAAGCTCTATTGGACGACAGCAAGAGACGTGAATCGCGACAGGGGGTGGGGGCGATACCAGCTTGGCAGCGAGAGCTTCGAGCTTCCCTCCCTCTTCTGGGAGGACCTCGGCAAGCTCCTTCAGCTCCTGGCGCTGACCCAACATGCCGAGTTTGAGGATCAACGGGGGCATTACATTGCTGACCAACTCGGGCCTTTCATCAACAAGGTCAGGAAGCTCCTCCAGGATGGTGTCATGAGACCGGGTTGGAGTGTCGCTGCTCGCGCTTCGACGAGACACCTCCTCGCGGACGCACTGACCTTGGTGGGCAGGCAAACGGGAGAGAATGCCCCTCTCGAGGAGGCGGTGGCCGCCTACCGCACGGCCCTTGGGGAAAGGACTCGGCAGCGCGTGCCCCTCGACTGGGCTGCAACGCAGAACGACCTGGGTGCTGCGCTGACGGTGCTCGGGGAGCGTGAGGCTGGCACCGCACGCCTGGAGGAGGCGGTGGCCGCCTACCGCGCGGCCCTGGAGGAAAGGACTCGGCAGCGCGTGCCCCTCGACTGGGCTGCAACGCAGCACAACCTGGGCAATGCGCTGCTGCGGCTCGGGGATCGTGAGGCTGGCACCGCACGTCTGGAGGAGGCGGTGGCCGCCTACCGCGCGGCCCTGGAGGAAGGGACCCGGCAGCGCGTACCCCTCGATTGGGCTGAAACGCAGAGCAACCTGGGCATTGCGCTGCGGCTGCTCGGGGAGCGTGAGGCTGGTCCCGCACGCCTGGAGGAGGCGGTGGCCGCCTTCCGCGCGGCCCTGGAGGTAAGGACCCGGCAGCGCATGCCCCTCGAATGGGCTGAAACGCGGAAGGACCTGAAGGCTGTGCTTCAGATCCTGGGACAGCGGACGGAATACCGGCGTGCGGCAGTGCATGCACGCCCAGTACCGCCGCGCCGCGTATCCGACCCTGCGTCAGGGCAGTGA
- a CDS encoding beta-mannosidase, with amino-acid sequence MPETTQIDLGGIWSLDAEGQRPDLKITLPGDVHSALQEQGLIPDPYFGKNEAEVQWVAHKDWRLSRSFRLDASDLDGSWYLDLDFVDTVATLRVNGERVLEADNCFRRYRPDVSKILVAGENTIEVLLHSPVKAGKAVHDRQPFEVPWTRNSPIPYGNMLRKPQCHFGWDWNIALAPLGLYGSVKLRKMDPARIEHLTVKQRHLANGSVELDVVLTLFAVDPCVLPVEFEFDGETVRLDCGANAGETVLHRLFVVERPRLWWPVGSGKQELYELKVTIPGETVTRQIGIRTIELITDKDEAGTRFAFKVNGREIFCKGANWIPADALFSKTSPEKTEALLQSAVDANMNMIRVWGGGFYEHDGFYDTCDRLGLMVWQDFMFACNLYPSTPEFLDNVAAEVDYQVRRLSHHASIALWCGDNELVGALTWFEVSQKNRDRYLVSYDRLNRTIEAAAKKANPEIIWWPSSPSHGHLNFGDAWHADGSGDMHFWSVWHENKSFDHYRAVKPRFCSEFGFQSYTSNLLISRFADKKDINIASPVMEVHQKNPGGNERIAGTMFRYFRFPNDFHNFVYLSQIQQGVAIKTAVEFWRSLKPHCMGTLIWQLNDTWPVASWASLDHGGNWKALHYQARRFFEPVSLFAIPSADGKVIDMAMVNDTPQPTEVSAEFFTVSMDGQRSPLTTARGTCRPDAASTLISLPADSVPEGRLLMWSYSASDGSSGRGHHVNGTYKQLELEPPGLSARTVRSANGSYELTLSSKGLALFVMLEADIEGRFSDNAFDLTAGESQTLLFTPAEQGAEAEFTLRDLHSCQAVD; translated from the coding sequence ATGCCTGAAACCACCCAAATCGACCTTGGTGGCATCTGGTCGCTCGATGCCGAAGGCCAACGGCCGGATCTCAAGATCACCCTACCGGGCGACGTCCATTCCGCTTTGCAGGAACAGGGCCTCATCCCCGATCCCTACTTCGGCAAGAACGAAGCCGAGGTGCAGTGGGTGGCGCACAAGGATTGGAGACTCTCGCGCAGCTTCCGACTGGACGCCTCCGATTTGGATGGAAGCTGGTATCTCGACCTGGATTTCGTCGACACGGTCGCGACCCTCCGCGTCAATGGAGAGAGGGTACTGGAGGCCGACAACTGCTTCCGCCGCTATCGGCCCGACGTGTCGAAAATCCTCGTCGCGGGAGAGAACACGATCGAGGTGCTCCTGCATTCCCCAGTCAAGGCCGGCAAGGCGGTCCATGATCGGCAGCCCTTCGAGGTGCCGTGGACCAGGAACTCGCCGATTCCATACGGAAACATGTTGCGCAAGCCTCAATGCCACTTCGGCTGGGACTGGAACATCGCGCTCGCGCCGCTCGGCCTCTACGGCTCGGTCAAGCTGCGCAAGATGGACCCGGCACGCATCGAACATCTCACGGTCAAGCAGCGCCATCTGGCGAACGGCTCGGTCGAACTCGACGTCGTCCTGACCCTCTTCGCCGTAGACCCGTGCGTGCTGCCGGTCGAATTCGAATTCGACGGCGAGACGGTGCGGCTCGATTGCGGTGCGAATGCCGGCGAGACGGTGCTCCACCGACTCTTCGTCGTCGAGCGACCGCGCCTCTGGTGGCCTGTCGGCAGCGGCAAGCAGGAGCTCTACGAACTCAAGGTCACGATCCCTGGCGAAACCGTAACCCGCCAGATTGGCATCCGCACGATCGAGCTCATCACCGACAAGGACGAGGCAGGCACCCGCTTTGCCTTCAAGGTCAATGGCCGCGAGATCTTCTGCAAGGGCGCGAACTGGATTCCGGCCGACGCGCTCTTCTCCAAGACGAGCCCCGAGAAGACCGAGGCGCTCTTGCAGTCGGCGGTCGACGCGAACATGAACATGATCCGCGTCTGGGGTGGCGGCTTCTACGAGCACGACGGGTTCTACGACACCTGCGACCGCCTAGGGCTGATGGTCTGGCAGGACTTCATGTTCGCCTGCAATCTCTACCCCTCGACACCCGAATTCCTCGACAATGTCGCGGCCGAGGTGGACTACCAGGTGCGGCGGCTCTCACATCACGCCTCGATCGCGCTCTGGTGCGGCGACAACGAACTCGTGGGCGCACTCACCTGGTTCGAGGTCTCCCAGAAGAACCGCGATCGCTACCTCGTCTCCTATGACCGGCTGAACCGGACGATCGAGGCCGCCGCCAAGAAGGCCAATCCGGAGATCATCTGGTGGCCATCGAGTCCGTCCCACGGCCATCTCAATTTCGGCGATGCCTGGCATGCCGACGGCTCCGGCGACATGCATTTCTGGTCGGTCTGGCACGAGAACAAGTCGTTCGATCATTATCGCGCGGTCAAGCCGCGTTTCTGCTCGGAATTCGGCTTCCAGTCCTATACGTCGAACCTGCTGATCAGCCGGTTCGCCGACAAGAAAGACATCAACATCGCGTCTCCGGTGATGGAGGTGCACCAGAAGAATCCTGGCGGCAACGAGCGCATCGCGGGCACCATGTTCCGCTATTTCCGTTTCCCAAATGATTTCCACAACTTTGTCTATCTCTCGCAAATCCAGCAGGGAGTGGCGATCAAGACCGCCGTCGAATTCTGGCGATCGCTGAAGCCCCATTGCATGGGCACGCTCATCTGGCAGCTCAACGACACCTGGCCGGTGGCCTCTTGGGCAAGCCTGGATCACGGCGGCAACTGGAAGGCCCTGCATTATCAGGCGCGGCGATTCTTCGAGCCCGTCAGCCTCTTCGCGATCCCGTCAGCCGACGGCAAGGTGATCGACATGGCCATGGTCAACGACACCCCCCAACCCACCGAGGTTTCGGCCGAGTTCTTCACCGTCTCGATGGATGGCCAACGCTCGCCGCTGACCACCGCGCGTGGCACCTGCCGGCCGGATGCTGCATCCACGCTGATTTCGCTGCCAGCCGACAGCGTGCCCGAGGGGCGCCTGCTCATGTGGTCCTATTCCGCTTCGGACGGTTCGTCGGGCAGGGGGCACCACGTCAACGGCACCTACAAGCAGCTCGAACTGGAGCCGCCGGGACTCTCTGCCCGCACGGTCCGGAGCGCCAACGGCAGCTACGAGCTCACGCTTTCGTCCAAGGGACTGGCACTCTTCGTGATGCTCGAGGCCGATATCGAGGGCCGGTTCTCCGACAATGCTTTCGATCTCACCGCGGGCGAAAGCCAGACCCTTCTCTTCACACCGGCAGAACAGGGGGCGGAAGCGGAATTCACCCTCCGCGACCTCCATTCCTGCCAGGCGGTCGACTGA
- a CDS encoding YybH family protein codes for MRTLQLSIAIGLLTGALGCGNASEPYRDTKTTRSIEGLVTADELAIRQAIEDYANGFIQEDMQMLLGLWDTVNPSSVTYVAAELNQPIVGVTNLEPYYQSFLDTLIINSGDISNLQIFQTGDTAYAFCNYTWVYENRPGSAEMVQPTRATFVLVKRNGQWLYQHFHESISFDYEPPTSLR; via the coding sequence ATGCGTACTCTCCAACTCTCCATCGCGATCGGCCTCCTGACGGGGGCCCTCGGCTGCGGCAACGCGTCGGAACCCTACCGCGATACGAAAACGACCCGGTCCATCGAGGGGCTGGTGACGGCCGACGAGCTGGCCATCCGCCAGGCCATCGAGGACTACGCGAACGGGTTCATCCAGGAAGACATGCAGATGCTGTTGGGTCTCTGGGACACCGTGAATCCCAGCAGCGTGACCTATGTCGCGGCGGAGCTGAACCAGCCCATCGTCGGGGTCACCAACCTGGAGCCCTACTACCAGAGCTTCCTGGACACGCTCATCATCAACAGCGGAGACATCAGCAACCTGCAGATCTTCCAGACGGGAGACACGGCCTACGCCTTCTGCAACTACACCTGGGTCTATGAGAACAGGCCGGGGAGCGCGGAGATGGTGCAGCCCACTCGCGCGACCTTCGTCCTGGTCAAGCGCAATGGGCAATGGCTGTATCAACACTTCCACGAGTCCATCTCGTTCGATTACGAGCCGCCCACCTCGCTGAGATAG
- a CDS encoding PKD domain-containing protein produces MPKLNQLSSHLRPARRAWPALAALALAASAPAAHADSMIYGGGPFYSGGTAVMDDLRGSGFTTVMLWSFHIEDNGDLVYNDIPVVKNGAYIGDPAWPTRLATLKTAPTSVNRIEVSTGAWSVPDFERMARLVNGTAAGCGSTIVCGTGSNSILYRNFQVLKTVTGADAVNFDDESAYDLSPTTQFGQMLIGLGYKITFAPYTNQTFWKNLKDNLGSAVDNIYLQVYDGGAGNNPASWNTAMGMSVDPGLWSRHGTGCGSGDSPTTVQSKMSNWKATAGIGGGFMWLYDDIQKCWSQGTTAQYAAAINTAVSGNTPPVANFGLTVSGLTATFSDSSSDADGSIASRSWSFGDGSGSTATNPSHVYASAGNYNVSLTVADNGGASHTKTQTVSVGAGYVNLALNKPATGSSACNSNETPAKAVNGSVSGGTTDKFCSLTSPSWLQVDLGSVQTVSSFVVRHAGAGGESNTWNTKAFTIQTSSNGTSWSTPVTVTNNTADASTHSISATSARYIKFNVTTPSQNGDPATRIYEFEVR; encoded by the coding sequence ATGCCGAAGTTGAATCAACTCTCGTCCCACCTCCGTCCCGCCCGCCGAGCCTGGCCGGCGCTCGCCGCCCTCGCCCTGGCCGCGAGCGCGCCGGCGGCCCATGCCGATTCGATGATCTACGGCGGAGGCCCGTTCTATTCCGGCGGCACCGCGGTGATGGACGACCTGCGCGGCTCGGGCTTCACCACCGTGATGCTGTGGAGCTTCCACATCGAGGACAACGGCGACCTGGTCTACAACGACATCCCGGTGGTCAAGAACGGCGCCTACATCGGCGACCCGGCCTGGCCGACGCGGCTGGCCACGCTCAAGACCGCGCCGACCTCGGTCAATCGCATCGAAGTGTCGACCGGCGCCTGGAGTGTTCCCGATTTCGAGCGCATGGCCAGGCTGGTCAACGGCACCGCCGCCGGCTGCGGCAGCACCATCGTCTGCGGCACTGGCAGCAACAGCATCCTGTACCGCAACTTCCAGGTGCTGAAGACCGTCACCGGCGCCGACGCGGTGAATTTCGACGACGAGAGTGCCTACGACCTCTCCCCGACCACCCAGTTCGGGCAGATGCTGATCGGACTGGGCTACAAGATCACCTTCGCTCCCTACACCAATCAGACCTTCTGGAAGAACCTCAAGGACAACCTCGGCAGCGCGGTCGATAACATCTACCTGCAGGTGTACGACGGCGGCGCTGGCAACAATCCGGCCAGTTGGAACACCGCGATGGGCATGAGCGTCGACCCGGGCCTGTGGTCGCGCCACGGCACCGGCTGCGGCAGCGGCGACAGTCCGACCACGGTACAGAGCAAGATGAGCAACTGGAAGGCCACCGCTGGCATCGGCGGCGGCTTCATGTGGCTGTATGACGACATCCAGAAGTGCTGGTCGCAGGGCACGACCGCGCAGTACGCGGCGGCGATCAACACCGCGGTCAGCGGCAACACTCCGCCGGTGGCCAATTTCGGCCTCACCGTGAGCGGACTGACCGCGACCTTCAGCGACTCCTCCAGCGACGCCGATGGCAGCATCGCCTCGCGCAGCTGGAGTTTCGGCGACGGCAGCGGCTCGACCGCGACCAACCCCAGTCATGTCTACGCCAGCGCCGGCAACTACAACGTCAGCCTGACCGTGGCCGACAACGGCGGTGCCAGCCACACCAAGACCCAGACCGTCTCGGTCGGCGCCGGCTACGTCAACCTGGCGCTCAACAAGCCGGCGACCGGCTCCAGCGCCTGCAACAGCAACGAAACGCCGGCCAAGGCGGTCAACGGCAGCGTCTCCGGCGGCACCACCGACAAGTTCTGCTCGTTGACCTCTCCGTCCTGGCTGCAGGTCGATCTCGGCTCGGTGCAGACGGTCAGCAGCTTCGTGGTCAGGCATGCCGGCGCGGGCGGCGAATCGAACACCTGGAACACCAAGGCCTTCACCATCCAGACTTCCAGCAATGGCACCAGCTGGAGCACCCCGGTGACGGTGACCAACAACACCGCCGACGCCTCGACCCACTCGATCAGCGCCACCTCGGCGCGCTACATCAAGTTCAACGTGACCACCCCGTCCCAGAACGGCGACCCGGCGACGCGCATCTACGAATTCGAGGTGCGCTGA
- a CDS encoding DUF3089 domain-containing protein, translating into MRNRLRCVIAAMLSACTLLGVLLVMNFAPIFLWSITPRTPFNEARPPAPPDYTQPSAWSALPELHDLADTVLPSSPGIDQSQAPVDVFYIHPTTYVGGEWNGPVDEVSLNTATDRVATLIQASAFNACCAIYAPRYRQANLTAFTERSAEGLAAAELAYQDVAAAFRYWRERYNHGRPFILAAHSQGTVHARRLLREAVSGTPLRHQLVAAYLLGIPMPEGALRQSLPDIPFCASPEQTGCLISWNARSAGYAERIQVRDSVTDTESTGDRSLCVNPLTWRHDPEPAPREQNEGAVFLETTPPHVMPGLTGAHCKEGRLEVLVGGELPRDLMSRLLDHALGKGNHHPVEFQLFYMNIRRNASERVAAFLRTSATTNTRSAP; encoded by the coding sequence ATGCGGAACAGGCTCCGGTGCGTCATCGCCGCCATGCTCTCGGCATGCACCCTGTTGGGGGTGCTGCTGGTGATGAACTTCGCCCCCATCTTCCTGTGGTCGATCACCCCCAGGACGCCCTTCAACGAGGCGCGTCCCCCCGCACCGCCCGACTACACCCAGCCCTCCGCCTGGAGCGCACTTCCCGAACTCCATGATCTCGCGGACACGGTGCTCCCGTCGAGCCCGGGCATCGATCAGTCCCAGGCACCCGTGGATGTCTTCTACATCCATCCCACCACGTATGTCGGTGGCGAGTGGAATGGCCCTGTCGATGAGGTGTCCCTCAACACGGCGACCGACCGGGTGGCGACACTCATTCAAGCAAGCGCCTTCAACGCCTGTTGCGCCATCTACGCGCCTCGCTACCGACAGGCGAACCTGACCGCCTTCACCGAGCGGAGTGCGGAGGGCCTGGCAGCGGCGGAGCTCGCCTACCAGGACGTCGCCGCGGCGTTCCGCTACTGGCGGGAGAGATACAATCACGGACGGCCCTTCATTCTCGCGGCACACAGCCAGGGAACCGTGCATGCCCGACGCCTCCTGCGTGAAGCCGTGAGCGGGACGCCACTCCGGCACCAGCTCGTCGCCGCGTATCTCCTTGGGATTCCGATGCCGGAGGGTGCGCTCCGGCAGAGCCTTCCCGACATTCCCTTCTGCGCGTCACCCGAGCAGACCGGCTGTCTCATCAGCTGGAACGCACGCAGTGCCGGCTACGCGGAGCGAATCCAGGTGCGGGATTCCGTGACGGACACAGAGTCCACGGGAGACCGCTCCCTCTGCGTGAATCCCCTGACCTGGCGGCACGACCCGGAACCGGCCCCCCGGGAGCAAAACGAAGGAGCCGTGTTCCTCGAAACGACCCCACCCCACGTGATGCCAGGTCTCACCGGTGCGCACTGCAAGGAGGGGAGGCTGGAGGTCCTCGTCGGCGGCGAACTGCCACGGGACCTCATGAGCCGGCTGCTCGACCACGCGCTGGGCAAGGGCAACCACCATCCCGTGGAGTTCCAGCTCTTCTACATGAACATCCGCCGCAATGCCTCCGAGCGGGTGGCGGCGTTCCTGCGCACGAGCGCCACCACGAACACACGGAGTGCCCCATAG
- a CDS encoding glycoside hydrolase family 97 catalytic domain-containing protein, giving the protein MQFLRAGLLSIGLLALLPADAWAQWSVSSPNGSISISVNRSSAGALSYSVTQGGAVVIESSALGISTSIGDFSSGVSFVGRSDTVINERYSLPGRKKASYVNNANEALLRFSKGGQELQLVMRAYNDGIAYRYRVPGSGSLTIYGESSAFNLPDAATGHAQSYVSNYEGYYTARSSFITGNFGMPVLATAGSRWMLLAESDIGGSYHTAQLAGGSGNNLRFVWPTAASVNASRQFNSPWRLAVIGSLANIVESTLVENLSAPSQLADTSWIRPGRAAWSWRAGGNQSDYNTHVAFIDSAASMGWEYYLVDDGWQESWVPSLVSHANTKNVGIWLWVNDENVKTEAQMRTLFSRWSGWGVRGIKVDFFDDDHQATMQLYEKLAQVAAEYRLLVNFHGCTKPNGLGRKWPHVLSQEGVFGAEQGELSASHNLSLIFTRNAIGPMDYTPGAYSNSGGQTTWAHQTALLVLFSSYVQHYSDHGAMYHNSIAREFLRALPSTWDDTRLLEGNPSQYATLARRRGDDWYVGTIVSGTGRTAAIPLSFLTTGTSYTAHIYTDGTSDNDIAYQVQSVTSNSVLNLPLRANGGAAIRITAQNVPVVPSAIYKIINRQSGKALVIQNASRSDTAEAIQWDYLDSTTNDEWRLVDVGGGYYNLVNRNSGRTLDVSGASTTAGAHLIQYTSRGSANQEWQLVDVDGGYVQLVSRSSGMVADVEDGATTNGANVIQWPWNGGANQQWQLVQVGSIP; this is encoded by the coding sequence ATGCAATTCCTCCGTGCAGGATTGTTAAGTATTGGCCTGCTGGCGCTGCTTCCCGCCGACGCGTGGGCGCAATGGAGCGTGTCCTCGCCCAACGGCTCGATCAGCATTTCCGTCAACCGCAGTTCCGCCGGCGCCCTGAGCTACTCCGTCACGCAGGGCGGAGCCGTGGTGATCGAAAGCTCCGCGTTGGGTATCAGCACCAGCATCGGCGATTTCTCGAGCGGTGTGAGCTTCGTCGGCCGGAGCGACACCGTCATCAACGAGAGATACTCCCTGCCCGGCCGGAAGAAGGCGAGCTACGTCAACAACGCCAACGAAGCGCTCCTGCGCTTCTCGAAGGGCGGTCAGGAGTTGCAGTTGGTCATGCGCGCGTATAACGATGGCATCGCCTATCGCTATCGCGTTCCCGGAAGCGGCTCCCTCACCATCTACGGTGAAAGCAGCGCGTTCAACCTGCCGGACGCGGCGACGGGTCATGCGCAGTCCTACGTGTCGAACTACGAAGGCTACTACACGGCGCGCAGCAGCTTCATCACCGGCAATTTCGGCATGCCGGTCCTGGCAACGGCGGGCAGTCGGTGGATGCTGCTGGCCGAAAGCGACATCGGGGGGAGCTATCACACGGCACAGCTGGCCGGCGGCAGTGGGAACAATTTGCGGTTCGTCTGGCCGACCGCGGCGAGCGTGAATGCGTCGCGGCAGTTCAATAGCCCCTGGAGGCTCGCGGTCATCGGATCGCTCGCCAACATCGTCGAGTCGACCCTGGTCGAGAATCTGAGCGCACCGTCCCAACTCGCCGATACCTCCTGGATCCGGCCGGGCCGCGCGGCCTGGTCATGGCGAGCGGGTGGCAATCAATCAGATTACAACACGCACGTCGCGTTCATCGACTCCGCCGCGTCGATGGGCTGGGAGTATTACCTGGTTGACGACGGCTGGCAGGAGAGCTGGGTTCCGTCGCTCGTCAGCCATGCGAACACGAAGAACGTCGGCATCTGGCTCTGGGTGAACGACGAGAACGTCAAAACCGAGGCGCAGATGCGCACGCTGTTCAGCCGCTGGTCGGGCTGGGGAGTGCGTGGCATCAAGGTCGACTTCTTCGATGACGATCATCAGGCCACGATGCAACTCTACGAGAAGCTCGCCCAGGTCGCGGCGGAGTACCGGTTGCTCGTCAACTTCCATGGATGCACCAAGCCGAACGGTCTTGGCCGCAAGTGGCCCCACGTCCTCAGCCAGGAAGGCGTCTTCGGCGCGGAACAAGGAGAACTCTCCGCGTCGCACAATCTCTCGTTGATCTTCACCCGCAATGCCATCGGGCCCATGGACTACACGCCCGGCGCCTACTCGAACTCCGGCGGACAGACCACCTGGGCGCATCAGACGGCGCTGCTCGTCCTGTTCTCGTCCTACGTCCAGCACTACTCCGACCATGGGGCGATGTACCACAACAGCATTGCCCGAGAGTTCTTGCGCGCACTTCCGTCGACCTGGGACGACACACGCCTGCTGGAGGGAAATCCGAGCCAGTACGCCACGCTCGCGCGCCGGCGGGGAGATGACTGGTACGTCGGCACGATCGTCAGCGGTACGGGCAGGACGGCGGCGATTCCCTTGTCGTTCCTGACCACCGGCACGAGCTACACCGCGCACATCTATACGGATGGGACCTCGGACAACGACATCGCGTACCAGGTGCAGTCGGTCACGAGCAATAGCGTTCTCAACCTTCCCTTGAGAGCGAACGGTGGAGCGGCGATCCGTATCACGGCCCAGAACGTGCCAGTGGTTCCGAGCGCCATCTACAAAATCATCAACCGGCAGAGCGGCAAGGCGCTCGTCATCCAGAACGCTTCGAGGTCCGACACCGCGGAGGCCATTCAGTGGGACTACCTCGACAGCACCACCAACGATGAATGGCGCCTGGTCGACGTCGGCGGCGGATACTACAACCTGGTCAATCGCAACAGCGGTAGAACACTGGACGTCAGCGGCGCCTCCACCACGGCGGGAGCGCACCTCATCCAGTACACGAGCCGGGGTAGCGCCAATCAAGAGTGGCAGCTCGTCGACGTGGACGGCGGTTACGTCCAGCTCGTGAGCCGGAGCAGCGGCATGGTCGCCGACGTGGAAGACGGCGCCACGACCAATGGTGCGAACGTCATTCAATGGCCGTGGAACGGCGGCGCCAACCAGCAATGGCAGTTGGTGCAGGTCGGCAGCATTCCCTGA
- a CDS encoding FAD-dependent oxidoreductase gives MRTPTTSGYTILGAGVMGLCTAVELASRGGRVTLVDPQPEPGPHACSWWAGGMLAPFCEGETAEEPVIRLGQTAADWWAAQGVEVICRGTLVLALGRDRAELDRFAARTREHQWMGGEALAALEPELDGRFHRGLFFPTEAHLTPRVALSTLRARAAALGVAFAETAPEGQRIDCRGLAARDSLPELRGVKGEMLVLRLPDLALSRPIRLLHPRIPVYLVPRGGGVYMLGATMIESAERGRASVRSVMELLSAAYALHPAFGEAEILEIGTDARPAFPDNVPRLIRRDGTLFLNGLYRHGYLMAPVLARMAADHLLSGEPVELLQ, from the coding sequence ATGCGGACGCCTACAACCAGCGGCTACACGATCCTCGGCGCTGGGGTCATGGGCCTGTGCACCGCCGTCGAACTCGCGAGCCGCGGCGGGCGGGTGACGCTGGTCGATCCCCAGCCCGAACCAGGTCCCCATGCCTGTTCCTGGTGGGCGGGTGGGATGCTCGCCCCCTTCTGCGAGGGCGAGACGGCCGAGGAGCCGGTGATCCGGCTCGGCCAGACGGCCGCCGACTGGTGGGCGGCGCAAGGGGTGGAGGTCATCTGCCGCGGCACGCTGGTGCTCGCCCTGGGCCGCGACCGGGCCGAGCTCGACCGCTTCGCCGCCCGGACGCGGGAGCACCAGTGGATGGGCGGCGAGGCGCTCGCAGCGCTCGAGCCCGAGCTCGACGGCCGCTTCCACCGCGGGCTCTTCTTCCCGACCGAGGCGCATCTGACGCCGCGCGTGGCCCTCTCCACCCTGCGCGCCCGTGCCGCGGCGCTCGGCGTCGCCTTCGCGGAGACCGCGCCCGAGGGCCAGCGCATCGACTGCCGGGGCCTCGCCGCGCGCGACTCGCTCCCCGAGCTGCGCGGCGTGAAAGGCGAGATGCTCGTGCTGCGCCTCCCCGACCTCGCCCTCTCGCGTCCGATCCGGCTCCTCCACCCGCGCATCCCGGTCTACCTCGTCCCCCGCGGCGGTGGGGTCTACATGCTCGGCGCCACGATGATCGAAAGCGCCGAGCGCGGGCGCGCGAGCGTGCGCTCGGTCATGGAGCTCCTCAGCGCCGCCTATGCGCTGCACCCGGCCTTCGGAGAGGCCGAGATCCTCGAGATCGGCACCGATGCGCGGCCCGCCTTCCCCGACAACGTCCCGCGTCTCATCCGGCGCGACGGCACGCTCTTCCTCAACGGCCTCTACCGCCACGGCTACTTGATGGCGCCGGTCCTGGCGCGGATGGCGGCCGACCACCTTCTGTCCGGCGAACCCGTGGAGCTCCTGCAATGA
- the thiS gene encoding sulfur carrier protein ThiS — MKITVNGETRETASETLGALLLELGHGDARVATAVNEAFVPAAARDGLQLVAGDRVEIVTPRQGG, encoded by the coding sequence ATGAAGATCACCGTGAACGGCGAGACACGCGAGACGGCGAGCGAGACGCTCGGCGCGCTCCTCCTTGAACTGGGCCATGGCGATGCCAGGGTCGCGACCGCGGTGAACGAGGCTTTCGTGCCCGCCGCCGCGCGCGACGGGCTTCAGCTCGTCGCGGGCGACCGGGTGGAGATCGTGACGCCCCGGCAGGGAGGCTGA